One genomic window of Oncorhynchus kisutch isolate 150728-3 linkage group LG24, Okis_V2, whole genome shotgun sequence includes the following:
- the LOC109884461 gene encoding perforin-1 isoform X2, translated as MTASVVLSPVFHPVFMGFLALSSLEGVFTCRLGTPEECANCSFVPGYKLAGMGYDVVTLRQKRASVFDVNSYLANSCMVCVNPLMGGELQKLPLHMKDWRAESDCKRKTLSSYYYSVSSLVDDIAFFIENDWKAGLKLENVDLQLAGSKSKVYGFASAHSNADKSSFSFQQFTCSVYSFSVPSKPPL; from the exons ATGACAGCATCAGTCGTCCTCTCTCCCGTGTTTCACCCGGTGTTCATGGGTTTCCTGGCTCTGTCGAGCTTGGAGGGAGTGTTCACCTGTCGTCTAGGGACCCCAGAAGAATGCGCCAATTGTTCCTTTGTGCCTGGCTACAAACTGGCTGGGATGGGCTATGATGTCGTAACACTGAGACAAAAACGGGCCTCCGTGTTTGATGTCAACAGTTACTTGGCTAACTCCTGCATGGTATGTGTGAACCCACTTATGGGAGGTGAGCTTCAGAAACTCCCCTTGCATATGAAGGACTGGCGGGCCGAAAGTGACTGCAAGAGGAAGACTCTGAGTTCCTACTACTACTCTGTCAGCTCTCTTGTGGATGATATAGCCTTCTTTATAGAGAATGACTGGAAGGCGGGGCTAAAACTGGAGAATGTAGATCTGCAGTTAGCAGGCAGCAAGTCCAAGGTGTACGGCTTTGCATCCGCACACTCAAACGCAGACAAGTCTTCCTTCTCATTTCAACAatttacctgctctgtctacag TTTCAGTGTACCCAGTAAACCCCCACTCTAA
- the LOC109884461 gene encoding perforin-1 isoform X1, which yields MTASVVLSPVFHPVFMGFLALSSLEGVFTCRLGTPEECANCSFVPGYKLAGMGYDVVTLRQKRASVFDVNSYLANSCMVCVNPLMGGELQKLPLHMKDWRAESDCKRKTLSSYYYSVSSLVDDIAFFIENDWKAGLKLENVDLQLAGSKSKVYGFASAHSNADKSSFSFQQFTCSVYSFSVPSKPPLSLDFQRRIASLPHHYTSNSEAYKDIIDTYGTHYISDGDLGGMMKRVTSIRTCLAALNKVFVSDVETCLSMGLDLDIPVGLPVDLGLNLLGGQCSKVASNSDSATGYSMGFLSHHTEVNGGRTLNGVASMRKANIDSFLKWMKSLNEFPEMVSFSLQPLSQLVDDKQTSADLQTAISQYVIDSGIKRIKTENQACRDSPDLSADCCPLLAGRGKLTVFVDRGFSLRGDGMAEPEVYVKLWCSGQHRQTRWITTYDPLWHTHFNFNYVNTQSSLELQVWDKDPGERDDDLQGGCSVNLEQGSHVHSCGLSNGSFTFSYTLTCDKHLTGDKCDQYYPSPN from the exons ATGACAGCATCAGTCGTCCTCTCTCCCGTGTTTCACCCGGTGTTCATGGGTTTCCTGGCTCTGTCGAGCTTGGAGGGAGTGTTCACCTGTCGTCTAGGGACCCCAGAAGAATGCGCCAATTGTTCCTTTGTGCCTGGCTACAAACTGGCTGGGATGGGCTATGATGTCGTAACACTGAGACAAAAACGGGCCTCCGTGTTTGATGTCAACAGTTACTTGGCTAACTCCTGCATGGTATGTGTGAACCCACTTATGGGAGGTGAGCTTCAGAAACTCCCCTTGCATATGAAGGACTGGCGGGCCGAAAGTGACTGCAAGAGGAAGACTCTGAGTTCCTACTACTACTCTGTCAGCTCTCTTGTGGATGATATAGCCTTCTTTATAGAGAATGACTGGAAGGCGGGGCTAAAACTGGAGAATGTAGATCTGCAGTTAGCAGGCAGCAAGTCCAAGGTGTACGGCTTTGCATCCGCACACTCAAACGCAGACAAGTCTTCCTTCTCATTTCAACAatttacctgctctgtctacag TTTCAGTGTACCCAGTAAACCCCCACTTAGCCTGGATTTCCAGCGACGCATAGCTTCTCTGCCACACCACTACACATCCAACAGTGAGGCGTACAAGGACATCATTGATACCTACGGAACCCACTACATCAGTGATGGAGACCTCGGAGGGATGATGAAGAGGGTGACTAGCATTCGCACCTGTCTAGCAGCCCTAAACAAGGTCTTTGTGTCCGACGTGGAAACATGTCTGAGTATGGGGTTGGACTTGGACATACCTGTAGGACTGCCCGTTGACTTAGGGCTAAACCTTTTGGGTGGACAATGTTCGAAGGTCGCTAGCAACTCTGACAGTGCAACAGGGTACAGCATGGGTTTCTTAAGCCACCACACGGAAGTGAACGGTGGGAGAACCCTAAATGGAGTTGCTTCTATGAGAAAAGCTAATATAGATAGTTTCTTAAAATGGATGAAAAGCCTAAATGAGTTTCCGGAAATGGTATCCTTCTCCCTGCAGCCTCTATCTCAACTGGTTGATGACAAACAGACGAGCGCTGATCTACAAACAGCTATTAGTCAGTATGTGATCGACAGCGGGATTAAGAGAATAAAGACAGAGAATCAAGCATGCAGGGATTCACCTGACCTCTctgctgattgctgccccctgtTGGCAGGGAGAGGCAAACTAACAGTCTTTGTGGACCGTGGGTTTAGTCTAAGGGGTGATGGGATGGCCGAACCAGAGGTTTACGTCAAACTGTGGTGTTCAGGTCAGCACAGGCAGACCCGCTGGATCACTACCTATGATCCACTTTGGCATACACATTTCAACTTTAACTATGTAAACACCCAGTCCTCTCTAGAGCTCCAGGTGTGGGATAAGGACCCAGGGGAACGTGACGATGACCTCCAGGGTGGGTGTTCTGTAAACCTGGAGCAGGGGAGCCACGTGCATAGCTGTGGACTCAGTAATGGGAGTTTCACATTCTCTTACACATTAACTTGTGACAAACACCTGACTGGTGATAAATGTGACCAATATTACCCCTCCCCAAACTAG